One genomic region from Paraburkholderia azotifigens encodes:
- the tilS gene encoding tRNA lysidine(34) synthetase TilS: protein MTSSADTPADRLVLDAVGVVFGALPDDARLAIAFSGGVDSTVLLDAAVRVGGAARCIALHVHHGLSPNADEWLAHCAGFAHERSVEFASVHVDVSRATGVSIEAAARDARYRALDALCAQHRVHTLWLAQHADDQAETVLLQLLRGAGLAGLAAMAPEYSPSGASVTRVRPLLHLLRAQLEQYAHARDLRWIDDESNADTRFARNALRHDVLPALAVHFPGFRDALARTAAHAAAAQRLLDELARVDLQAARGEEEGALSRDALLALDDDRAANLLRYWMRTLGLPAASTARLTDALRQLREIGDAHTLRVDHAGQALRSYRGLIYWEAGDSADPADETALVERAECVLAWRGESVWRLPQWRGTFVFSDASAEASDAIPASALTRAPLVARSRSGGERMRCMSNGPSRTLKNLFQERGVPSWKRDVPLLFAGDILLFVPLIGVNRAAIAESVPATNARYIRIEWREDLTLA from the coding sequence GTGACTTCCTCCGCTGACACACCCGCCGACCGCCTCGTTCTCGATGCGGTCGGCGTTGTTTTTGGGGCCTTGCCGGACGATGCGCGTCTCGCGATCGCGTTCAGCGGCGGCGTCGATTCGACCGTGCTGCTCGATGCGGCGGTGCGTGTCGGCGGCGCGGCGCGCTGCATCGCGTTGCATGTCCATCACGGCCTCAGTCCGAACGCCGACGAATGGCTCGCGCATTGCGCTGGGTTTGCGCACGAGCGAAGTGTCGAGTTCGCTTCGGTGCATGTCGACGTGTCGCGTGCCACGGGTGTGAGCATCGAGGCGGCGGCGCGCGATGCGCGTTATCGCGCGCTCGATGCGCTGTGCGCGCAGCATCGCGTGCACACGCTTTGGCTCGCGCAGCACGCGGACGATCAGGCGGAAACCGTATTGCTTCAATTGCTGCGCGGCGCGGGACTCGCGGGGCTCGCGGCGATGGCGCCGGAATATTCGCCGTCGGGCGCGTCGGTGACGCGCGTGCGTCCGTTGCTGCATCTGCTGCGCGCACAACTGGAGCAGTATGCGCACGCGCGCGATCTGCGCTGGATCGACGATGAGTCGAATGCCGACACGCGCTTCGCACGCAACGCGTTGCGTCACGACGTGCTGCCGGCTCTGGCGGTGCACTTTCCGGGCTTTCGCGATGCGCTCGCCCGCACGGCGGCGCATGCGGCGGCGGCGCAGCGTCTGCTCGACGAGCTGGCGCGCGTCGATCTGCAAGCGGCGCGTGGCGAAGAAGAGGGCGCCTTGTCGCGCGACGCGTTGCTCGCACTCGATGACGACCGTGCGGCCAACCTGCTGCGGTACTGGATGCGCACGCTCGGTTTGCCGGCTGCGTCGACCGCGCGCCTGACAGATGCGTTGCGCCAGTTGCGCGAGATCGGCGATGCGCACACGCTGCGCGTCGATCACGCGGGTCAGGCGTTGCGCAGTTATCGCGGACTGATCTACTGGGAAGCGGGCGACAGCGCCGATCCCGCCGACGAAACGGCGCTCGTCGAGCGTGCCGAGTGCGTGCTTGCGTGGCGGGGCGAAAGCGTGTGGCGCCTGCCGCAATGGCGTGGCACGTTCGTCTTCAGCGACGCGAGCGCCGAGGCATCCGACGCGATTCCCGCCAGCGCGCTCACGCGAGCGCCGCTCGTCGCTCGCTCGCGCAGCGGCGGCGAACGGATGCGCTGCATGTCGAACGGACCGAGCCGGACGTTGAAGAATCTCTTTCAGGAACGCGGCGTGCCGTCGTGGAAGCGGGACGTGCCGCTGCTGTTTGCGGGCGACATCTTGCTGTTCGTGCCGCTGATCGGCGTGAACCGGGCGGCGATCGCCGAGTCAGTGCCAGCGACGAACGCGCGCTACATCAGGATCGAATGGCGCGAGGATCTCACGCTCGCGTGA
- a CDS encoding acetyl-CoA carboxylase carboxyltransferase subunit alpha has translation MKTTFLDFEQPIAELEAKIEELRFVQDDSAVDISEEIERLSKKSQQLTKDLYTNLTPWQVSQIARHPQRPYTQDYINELFTDFHELHGDRSFADDLSIVGGLARFNGQPCMVIGHQKGRDTKERALRNFGMPRPEGYRKAERLMRLAEKFGLPLFTFIDTPGAYPGIGAEERGQSEAIGRNLYVMAELKTPIISTIIGEGGSGGALAVAVADSVLMLQFSTYSVISPEGCASILWKSAAKAPEAAEALGLTAHRLKALGLIDKIVSEPLGGAHRDAKGMAAMLRRALADSLRQFHGMSTNDLRQRRFDRLMSYGKFKETTPGA, from the coding sequence ATGAAGACCACCTTTCTGGATTTCGAGCAGCCGATCGCGGAGCTCGAAGCGAAAATCGAAGAATTGCGCTTCGTGCAGGACGATTCGGCCGTCGATATTTCGGAAGAGATCGAGCGGCTGTCGAAGAAGAGCCAGCAACTCACGAAGGATCTGTATACGAACCTGACGCCGTGGCAGGTTTCGCAAATCGCGCGTCATCCGCAGCGTCCGTACACGCAGGATTACATCAACGAACTGTTCACCGATTTCCACGAACTGCATGGCGACCGCTCGTTTGCGGACGACCTGTCGATCGTAGGCGGCCTCGCGCGCTTCAACGGCCAGCCGTGCATGGTGATCGGCCACCAGAAGGGCCGCGACACGAAGGAACGCGCGCTGCGCAACTTCGGCATGCCGCGTCCCGAAGGCTATCGCAAGGCTGAGCGGCTGATGCGCCTTGCCGAGAAGTTCGGCTTGCCGCTTTTCACGTTCATCGATACGCCGGGCGCGTATCCCGGCATCGGCGCGGAAGAGCGTGGCCAGTCGGAAGCGATCGGCCGCAATCTGTATGTGATGGCCGAACTGAAGACGCCCATCATCTCGACCATCATCGGCGAAGGCGGTTCGGGCGGCGCGCTGGCTGTTGCCGTTGCGGACAGCGTGCTGATGCTGCAGTTCTCCACGTACTCGGTGATTTCGCCGGAAGGCTGTGCGTCGATCCTGTGGAAGAGCGCCGCGAAGGCGCCCGAAGCTGCGGAAGCGCTGGGCTTGACAGCGCATCGTCTGAAGGCGCTGGGCCTGATCGACAAGATCGTCAGCGAGCCGCTCGGCGGCGCGCATCGCGATGCGAAGGGCATGGCCGCCATGCTGCGCCGCGCGCTCGCCGATTCGCTGCGTCAGTTCCACGGCATGAGCACGAACGATCTGCGTCAACGCCGCTTCGATCGTCTGATGTCCTACGGGAAGTTCAAGGAAACCACGCCAGGCGCATAA
- a CDS encoding DNA-3-methyladenine glycosylase family protein has translation MATATKTPAKQAASQSDAASKVKAVRAGSGVTAKGAAKVAVKSASAKGVKAGLRDTRKMPGSHGVPGRHASAKPQVNGADMYEAAAVKPSRARTANAKGNGSLPAGLAGDLHDVAYDNQEVEPARKPRAAVASTESADAVQAAQPSVVTRPAYWDKACADLVKRDRILKKLIPKFGPVHLSSRADPFVTLARSVIGQQISVASAQAMWQRIVAACPKLVPQQIIKLGQDNLMGCGVSKRKAEYILDLAHHFVSGALHVGKWTSMEDEGVIAELTQIRGISRWTAEMFLIFDLSRPDVLPLDDPNLIHAISQNYFSGEPVTRSEAREVAANWEPWRTVATWYMWRSLDPAPAGN, from the coding sequence ATGGCAACGGCCACGAAGACGCCGGCTAAACAGGCCGCGTCTCAATCTGACGCGGCATCTAAGGTAAAAGCAGTGCGTGCGGGAAGCGGCGTGACCGCAAAGGGCGCCGCGAAGGTGGCAGTGAAATCGGCATCGGCGAAAGGCGTCAAGGCAGGTCTGCGCGACACGCGCAAAATGCCGGGCTCGCATGGCGTGCCCGGCAGGCACGCGTCGGCGAAACCTCAGGTCAATGGCGCGGACATGTACGAAGCCGCGGCCGTGAAGCCGTCGCGCGCGCGCACTGCGAACGCGAAGGGCAACGGTTCGCTGCCCGCCGGACTTGCAGGCGATCTGCACGACGTCGCGTATGACAATCAGGAAGTGGAGCCGGCGCGCAAGCCGCGCGCGGCGGTCGCGTCGACGGAAAGTGCGGACGCGGTGCAAGCCGCGCAGCCGTCCGTCGTCACGCGCCCCGCGTACTGGGACAAGGCGTGCGCCGATCTCGTCAAGCGCGACCGCATTCTCAAGAAGCTGATTCCGAAATTCGGCCCGGTGCATCTGTCGAGCCGCGCCGATCCGTTCGTGACGCTCGCGCGTTCGGTGATCGGTCAGCAGATTTCCGTCGCGTCCGCGCAGGCGATGTGGCAGCGCATCGTCGCCGCGTGTCCGAAGCTCGTGCCGCAGCAGATCATCAAGCTCGGCCAGGATAATCTGATGGGCTGCGGCGTGTCGAAGCGCAAGGCCGAGTACATTCTCGATCTCGCGCATCACTTCGTCTCGGGTGCATTGCACGTCGGCAAGTGGACGTCGATGGAAGACGAGGGCGTGATCGCCGAACTGACGCAGATTCGCGGCATCAGCCGCTGGACGGCCGAGATGTTCCTGATTTTCGACCTCTCGCGTCCGGACGTGCTGCCCCTCGACGATCCGAACCTGATCCATGCGATCAGTCAGAACTATTTCAGCGGGGAGCCGGTGACGCGCAGCGAGGCGCGTGAAGTTGCTGCCAACTGGGAGCCGTGGCGAACCGTCGCAACGTGGTATATGTGGCGAAGTCTCGATCCGGCGCCTGCCGGCAACTGA
- the cysS gene encoding cysteine--tRNA ligase, which produces MESLRIYNTLARDKQNFVPLHEGEVRMYVCGMTVYDYCHVGHARVMVVFDIVQRWLRTLGYKVTYVRNITDIEDKIIRRAVENGETIRSLTDRFIRAMHEDADALGVERPDLEPRATEFIPQMLGMIETLEANGYAYQAADGDVNYAVRKFANYGALSGKSLEDLRAGERVAANDAKQDPLDFVLWKQSKADEPADTGWDSKYGRGRPGWHIECSAMGCTLLGEHFDIHGGGQDLQFPHHENEIAQSEGATRQTFVNYWMHNGYVQIDNEKMSKSLGNFFTIREVLAKYDAEVVRFFIARAHYRSPLNYSDMHLDDARSALARLYTALKDTPPQAGEIDWNEAHAQRFRAAMNDDFNTPVAVSVLFELVSEVNRTRDAALARQLHGLGLVLGLLRREPRAYLQQAGGSVGENALDVAAIEQKIAARVAAKQAKDYAEADRIRKELLDAGVALEDKPGGLTEWRRV; this is translated from the coding sequence ATGGAATCTCTGCGCATCTACAACACGCTCGCGCGTGACAAGCAAAATTTCGTGCCGCTTCATGAAGGCGAAGTGCGTATGTATGTCTGCGGGATGACGGTGTACGACTACTGTCACGTGGGGCATGCGCGGGTGATGGTCGTGTTCGACATCGTGCAGCGCTGGCTGCGCACGCTCGGCTACAAGGTCACCTATGTGCGCAACATCACCGACATCGAAGACAAGATCATTCGTCGCGCCGTCGAGAACGGCGAGACGATCCGTTCGCTGACCGACCGCTTCATCCGGGCGATGCACGAAGACGCCGATGCGCTCGGCGTCGAGCGCCCCGATCTCGAACCGCGCGCGACGGAATTCATTCCGCAGATGCTCGGCATGATCGAGACGCTCGAAGCGAACGGTTACGCCTATCAGGCCGCCGACGGCGACGTGAACTACGCGGTGCGCAAGTTCGCCAACTACGGCGCGCTGTCGGGCAAGTCGCTCGAAGATCTGCGCGCGGGCGAGCGCGTGGCCGCCAACGACGCGAAGCAGGATCCCCTCGACTTCGTGCTGTGGAAGCAGTCGAAGGCCGACGAACCCGCCGACACCGGCTGGGATTCGAAGTACGGCCGCGGACGTCCTGGCTGGCATATCGAGTGCTCGGCGATGGGCTGCACCTTGCTTGGCGAACACTTCGACATTCATGGCGGTGGCCAGGATCTGCAGTTTCCGCACCACGAAAACGAAATCGCACAAAGTGAAGGCGCAACGCGCCAAACCTTCGTCAATTACTGGATGCACAACGGCTACGTCCAGATCGACAATGAGAAGATGTCGAAGTCGCTCGGCAACTTCTTTACGATCCGCGAGGTGCTCGCGAAGTACGATGCCGAAGTCGTGCGGTTCTTCATTGCGCGCGCGCATTACCGTTCGCCGCTCAACTACAGCGACATGCATCTCGACGATGCGCGCAGCGCGCTCGCGCGTCTGTACACGGCGCTGAAAGACACGCCGCCGCAAGCAGGCGAGATCGACTGGAACGAAGCGCACGCGCAGCGTTTTCGCGCGGCGATGAACGACGACTTCAACACGCCCGTCGCCGTTTCCGTGCTGTTCGAGCTGGTGAGCGAAGTGAACCGCACGCGCGATGCGGCGCTTGCACGTCAATTGCATGGTCTTGGGCTCGTGCTCGGATTGCTCAGGCGCGAGCCGCGTGCCTATCTGCAGCAGGCGGGGGGGAGTGTCGGCGAGAACGCGCTGGATGTGGCAGCGATCGAACAGAAGATCGCCGCGCGTGTCGCCGCGAAGCAGGCAAAGGACTACGCCGAGGCAGACCGGATCCGCAAGGAATTGCTGGACGCCGGTGTTGCGCTCGAAGACAAACCGGGCGGGTTGACCGAGTGGCGTCGCGTTTGA
- a CDS encoding tetratricopeptide repeat protein — protein sequence MKHSSGRARGATPLFATALALTLSSTSGAPSRQGLRAALSAACCGLALMMLPAAPAFAQKSQTVSHGPAVRDATPDADASIQAKNWTAALAQLDARIAANPRDAQAKFKRATVLARLNRDDDAIAAFTELTQTYPELPEPYNNLAALYAKQGRYTEARAALETAVKASPGYGLAYENLGDLYLRLADQAYRRAQSLGAGNGTISQRIADIGKIVSPRKTPATKTSQPAAEPDYTNRAMQNITNSQGFQFGGPNGSLATPPYVAPSQ from the coding sequence ATGAAACACTCCAGCGGCCGCGCGCGAGGCGCCACGCCCCTCTTCGCGACGGCGCTCGCCTTGACGCTTTCCTCGACGTCGGGCGCACCATCCCGCCAGGGTTTGCGCGCGGCTTTGAGCGCGGCATGCTGCGGTCTCGCGCTGATGATGCTGCCTGCCGCGCCGGCCTTCGCACAGAAATCGCAGACCGTTTCCCATGGCCCTGCCGTGCGCGACGCCACGCCGGACGCCGACGCGTCCATTCAGGCGAAGAACTGGACGGCCGCCCTCGCGCAACTCGACGCGCGCATCGCCGCAAATCCGCGCGACGCCCAGGCCAAATTCAAGCGGGCCACCGTGCTCGCGCGCCTGAACCGCGACGACGACGCCATCGCTGCGTTCACCGAACTCACGCAGACCTATCCCGAACTGCCCGAACCGTACAACAACCTCGCCGCGCTCTACGCGAAGCAGGGCCGCTACACGGAAGCGCGCGCCGCGCTGGAAACGGCGGTGAAGGCGAGCCCCGGCTACGGTCTCGCGTATGAGAATCTCGGCGACCTGTATCTGCGCCTCGCGGACCAGGCGTATCGCCGCGCACAAAGCCTGGGCGCCGGCAACGGCACGATCAGCCAGCGCATCGCCGACATCGGGAAAATCGTGTCGCCGCGCAAGACGCCCGCGACGAAGACGAGCCAGCCCGCGGCTGAACCCGACTACACGAATCGCGCGATGCAGAACATCACCAACTCGCAGGGCTTCCAGTTCGGCGGCCCGAATGGTTCGCTCGCGACGCCGCCGTACGTTGCACCATCGCAGTGA
- a CDS encoding peptidylprolyl isomerase, with amino-acid sequence MKWLMLALGSAALIANAPAFAQNGSQAAHPSVLLKTSDGDIRVELYPEKAPKTVANFLDYVKSGQYNGTIFHRVIPGFMIQGGGYTTSFAEKPTRASIPLESRNGLKNMTGTIAMARTSDPNSATAQFFINTVDNAGLDYPNPDGNGYAVFGKVTSGMDVVKKIEGTPTTSRGPMSDVPQKQVVIQSATIVGK; translated from the coding sequence ATGAAATGGTTGATGTTGGCGCTCGGCAGCGCCGCCCTGATCGCAAACGCACCGGCCTTTGCGCAAAACGGGTCACAGGCTGCGCATCCGTCCGTTCTCTTGAAGACGTCGGACGGCGATATCCGCGTCGAGCTGTATCCTGAGAAAGCGCCCAAAACGGTGGCCAATTTCCTCGACTACGTGAAATCCGGTCAATATAACGGCACGATCTTCCATCGTGTGATCCCCGGCTTCATGATCCAGGGCGGCGGCTACACGACGAGTTTCGCGGAGAAACCGACGCGCGCGTCGATTCCCCTCGAAAGCCGTAACGGCCTGAAGAACATGACGGGCACGATCGCGATGGCGCGCACGAGCGATCCGAATTCGGCTACGGCACAGTTCTTCATCAATACGGTCGACAACGCCGGCCTCGACTATCCGAATCCGGACGGCAACGGCTATGCCGTGTTCGGCAAGGTGACGTCAGGCATGGACGTTGTGAAGAAGATCGAAGGCACGCCGACCACGTCGCGCGGCCCGATGAGCGATGTGCCGCAAAAGCAGGTCGTAATCCAGTCGGCGACAATAGTCGGCAAGTAG
- a CDS encoding peptidylprolyl isomerase, with translation MVELHTNHGVIKLELDAEKAPKSVENFLAYVKAGHYDNTVFHRVIDGFMIQGGGFEPGMQQKPTNTPIANEANNGLKNVKGSIAMARTNDPHSATAQFFINVNDNDFLNHSSPTPQGWGYAVFGKVVEGLDVVDAIRKVKTGSKGFHQDVPVDDVIIEKAVVVE, from the coding sequence ATGGTTGAACTGCACACGAACCACGGCGTCATCAAGCTCGAACTGGACGCTGAAAAGGCGCCGAAATCGGTCGAGAACTTCCTCGCCTACGTGAAGGCCGGCCACTACGACAACACGGTGTTCCACCGCGTGATCGACGGCTTCATGATCCAGGGCGGCGGCTTCGAACCCGGCATGCAGCAGAAGCCGACCAACACCCCCATCGCCAACGAGGCGAACAACGGCCTGAAGAACGTGAAGGGCTCGATCGCGATGGCGCGCACGAACGATCCGCATTCGGCCACGGCCCAGTTCTTCATCAACGTGAACGACAACGACTTCCTGAACCACTCGTCGCCGACGCCGCAAGGCTGGGGCTACGCGGTGTTCGGCAAGGTCGTCGAAGGCCTCGACGTCGTCGACGCGATCCGCAAGGTGAAGACGGGTTCGAAGGGCTTCCATCAGGACGTGCCCGTCGACGACGTGATCATCGAAAAAGCCGTCGTGGTCGAGTAA
- a CDS encoding UDP-2,3-diacylglucosamine diphosphatase has product MLQETPLRSVAAGVPGEGKRPHAARPFFFIADLHLSEAIPQTVAAFEHFIMVTAEHADSVFILGDLFEYWIGDDMLAEPFPARMAKLMHKLSERGIALYIMHGNRDFLLGKRFMKAAGAIWLPDPFVITAFGTKIALTHGDAQCTLDRGYQRFRGFARNRFAQWLFLVWPYRWRKALAEKMRRTSEAGRARPVSPRYDVTSEGVDALFRKTKTATIIHGHTHRPALHHEKGGMRWVLPDWDLDHGERRGGYVRIDSEGIKALRLDK; this is encoded by the coding sequence ATGCTGCAAGAGACGCCGCTGCGAAGCGTCGCTGCGGGCGTGCCTGGCGAGGGCAAACGCCCGCACGCGGCGCGCCCGTTTTTCTTTATCGCCGACCTGCATCTGAGCGAGGCGATCCCGCAAACGGTCGCCGCGTTCGAGCATTTCATCATGGTGACGGCCGAGCACGCGGATTCCGTCTTCATCCTCGGCGACCTGTTCGAATACTGGATCGGCGACGACATGCTCGCCGAGCCATTCCCCGCCCGCATGGCCAAGTTGATGCATAAGCTGTCGGAGCGCGGTATCGCGCTCTACATCATGCACGGCAACCGCGACTTCCTGCTGGGCAAGCGTTTCATGAAAGCGGCAGGCGCAATCTGGCTGCCCGATCCGTTCGTCATCACCGCGTTCGGCACGAAAATCGCCCTCACGCACGGCGACGCGCAATGCACGCTCGACCGGGGCTACCAGCGCTTTCGCGGCTTCGCGCGCAACCGGTTCGCGCAGTGGCTGTTCCTCGTGTGGCCGTATCGCTGGCGCAAGGCGCTGGCCGAAAAGATGCGCAGAACGAGCGAAGCGGGACGCGCGCGTCCCGTGTCGCCACGTTATGACGTGACGTCGGAAGGCGTCGACGCGCTTTTCAGAAAAACGAAGACGGCCACCATCATTCACGGCCATACGCACCGTCCCGCGCTGCATCATGAAAAAGGCGGCATGCGCTGGGTGTTGCCCGATTGGGATCTCGACCACGGCGAGCGCCGTGGCGGTTACGTACGTATCGATTCCGAAGGGATCAAGGCGCTGCGGCTCGACAAGTAG
- the cysE gene encoding serine O-acetyltransferase: protein MFTRLREDIATIRERDPAARSAWEVLTCYPGLHALIFHRFAHACWRANRRWLARFASQFGRFMTGIEIHPGATFGRRVFIDHGMGVVIGETAEVGDDCTIYQGVTLGGASLTRGAKRHPTLERGVIVGAGAKVLGGFTIGADAKIGSNAVVVKPVPAGGTAVGNPARVVMPAKAAVSVAPDAVTKPETKPSRTRPGFCAYGITPNADDPVSLAIHGLIDHAASQSQRIDEIVVALERLGASLEALHGADAALLDLRRLSAAIAGKVEETTR, encoded by the coding sequence ATGTTCACGAGACTCCGCGAAGACATCGCCACGATCCGCGAGCGCGATCCCGCCGCTCGCAGCGCCTGGGAAGTCCTCACGTGTTATCCCGGCTTGCACGCGCTGATATTCCATCGCTTCGCGCATGCGTGCTGGCGCGCGAACCGCCGCTGGCTCGCGCGCTTCGCGTCGCAGTTCGGCCGCTTCATGACAGGCATCGAAATCCATCCGGGCGCGACCTTCGGACGGCGCGTGTTCATCGACCACGGCATGGGCGTCGTGATCGGCGAGACGGCTGAAGTCGGCGACGATTGCACGATCTACCAGGGTGTCACGCTCGGCGGCGCGTCGCTCACGCGCGGTGCGAAGCGGCATCCGACGCTCGAGCGCGGCGTGATCGTCGGCGCGGGCGCAAAGGTGCTCGGCGGCTTCACGATCGGCGCAGACGCGAAAATTGGCTCGAATGCCGTGGTGGTGAAGCCGGTGCCTGCGGGCGGGACGGCTGTCGGCAATCCGGCGCGCGTCGTCATGCCGGCGAAGGCAGCCGTGAGCGTTGCGCCCGACGCAGTGACGAAACCGGAGACCAAACCGTCCCGCACGCGCCCCGGTTTCTGCGCCTACGGCATCACGCCGAATGCGGACGATCCCGTCTCGCTCGCCATTCACGGGCTGATCGACCACGCGGCGTCGCAGTCGCAGCGTATCGACGAAATCGTCGTAGCGCTCGAACGGCTCGGCGCGAGCCTCGAAGCGCTGCACGGCGCCGATGCGGCCTTGCTGGATCTGCGCCGTCTGTCGGCGGCCATCGCGGGGAAGGTCGAGGAAACGACGCGCTGA
- a CDS encoding RNA methyltransferase has translation MPIVVQTPSSTSYSTAPDNASSIGGGFTSTRFVLVEPSHPGNVGAAARALKTMGFSRLVLVSPRVADVKNDPEAIAMASGADDVLASAHVVPSLADALSGASWSLALTARAREYGPPQLAPRAAATQAREHAAHGDIALVFGNERTGLSNEDVERCSALAHIPANPAYSSLNLSQAIQVLSYELRIAYLVEGDGADPVTGGAGALAASDEIERMYVHLENALIALEFLDPGNPKKLMSRLRRLFARSGLEREEVNIVRGIAKHILLKAKGRDAGEH, from the coding sequence ATGCCTATCGTGGTTCAGACGCCTTCCTCGACCTCCTACAGTACCGCTCCCGACAACGCAAGCAGCATCGGCGGCGGCTTCACGTCGACGCGCTTCGTGCTCGTCGAGCCCAGTCATCCCGGCAATGTCGGCGCGGCGGCGCGCGCGCTGAAGACAATGGGCTTCTCGCGGCTCGTGCTGGTCTCACCGCGTGTCGCGGACGTGAAGAACGATCCGGAGGCGATCGCGATGGCGAGCGGTGCGGACGACGTGCTCGCATCCGCTCACGTCGTACCGTCGCTCGCCGACGCGCTGTCGGGCGCGAGCTGGTCGCTGGCGCTGACAGCGCGCGCCCGTGAGTACGGGCCGCCGCAGCTCGCGCCGCGCGCGGCCGCGACGCAGGCGCGCGAACATGCCGCGCATGGCGATATCGCGCTGGTGTTCGGCAACGAGCGAACGGGGTTGTCGAACGAAGACGTGGAGCGTTGCAGCGCGCTCGCGCATATTCCTGCCAATCCTGCCTACAGTTCGCTGAACCTGTCGCAGGCCATTCAGGTGCTGTCATACGAGCTGCGGATAGCGTATCTGGTCGAGGGCGACGGCGCCGATCCCGTGACGGGCGGCGCGGGTGCTCTCGCCGCAAGCGACGAAATCGAGCGCATGTACGTGCATCTGGAAAACGCGTTGATCGCGCTCGAGTTTCTCGATCCCGGCAATCCGAAGAAGCTGATGTCGCGCTTGCGGCGGCTTTTCGCGCGCTCGGGCCTCGAACGCGAAGAGGTGAATATCGTGCGCGGCATCGCGAAGCACATTCTGCTGAAGGCGAAAGGGCGCGACGCCGGCGAGCATTGA
- a CDS encoding inositol monophosphatase family protein, translating to MHPMLNIAVKAARRAGQIINRASLDLDLVQVSKKQHNDFVTEVDKASEAAIIETLTTAYPDHAILAEESGESGNESEYQWIIDPLDGTTNFIHGFQYYCVSIALAHKGIVTQAVVYDPTRNDLFTASRGRGAYLNDRRIRVGRRDRLADSLIGTGFPFREKDTLEAYTELFADMTKACAGLRRPGAAALDLANVAAGRLDGFFEQGISAWDMAAGSLLITEAGGLVGNYTGDSDFLHLHEIVAGNPKVYAQMIPILSRYTRTKEQAA from the coding sequence ATGCATCCCATGCTCAATATCGCTGTCAAGGCCGCTCGCCGCGCCGGGCAGATCATCAACCGCGCGTCGCTCGATCTCGACCTGGTCCAGGTCAGCAAGAAGCAGCACAACGATTTCGTGACGGAGGTCGACAAGGCATCGGAAGCGGCCATCATCGAAACGCTGACCACCGCCTACCCCGATCACGCGATCCTCGCCGAAGAGTCCGGCGAATCGGGCAACGAGTCCGAATATCAGTGGATCATCGATCCCCTCGACGGCACCACGAACTTCATTCACGGCTTCCAGTACTACTGCGTGTCGATCGCGCTCGCGCACAAGGGCATCGTGACCCAGGCCGTCGTCTATGATCCGACGCGCAACGACCTGTTCACGGCGTCGCGCGGCCGCGGCGCCTACCTGAACGACCGCCGAATCCGCGTCGGCCGCCGCGACCGCCTCGCCGACAGCCTGATCGGCACGGGCTTCCCGTTCCGCGAAAAAGACACGCTCGAGGCCTACACGGAACTCTTCGCCGACATGACCAAGGCCTGCGCGGGCCTGCGCCGTCCGGGCGCCGCGGCGCTCGATCTGGCGAACGTCGCAGCGGGCCGCCTCGACGGCTTCTTCGAGCAAGGCATCAGCGCATGGGACATGGCGGCGGGCAGCCTGCTCATTACTGAAGCGGGCGGCCTCGTCGGCAACTACACGGGCGACTCGGACTTCCTGCATCTGCATGAGATCGTCGCCGGCAACCCGAAGGTGTATGCACAGATGATTCCGATTCTGTCGCGCTACACGCGGACGAAGGAACAGGCAGCGTAA